A window of the Bacillaceae bacterium S4-13-56 genome harbors these coding sequences:
- the ytxJ gene encoding bacillithiol system redox-active protein YtxJ, whose translation MSSIISTVEEFQNIQKSTPNFFLLKHSLTCPISAEGKKQYNSFSETTNVPTYILHVQEARPLSNYISETFQVKHESPQVLLFHNSEVAWNTSHWDITVSHLAKALASLEENQQ comes from the coding sequence ATGTCATCAATTATATCTACTGTGGAGGAATTTCAGAACATACAAAAATCTACTCCGAATTTTTTCCTATTAAAACATAGTTTAACTTGCCCAATCAGTGCTGAAGGTAAGAAGCAATATAATTCATTTTCAGAAACAACTAATGTTCCAACATATATCCTTCATGTACAAGAAGCACGTCCACTATCGAACTATATTTCAGAAACTTTTCAAGTTAAGCATGAATCACCTCAAGTCCTCTTATTTCACAATAGTGAAGTGGCTTGGAATACTTCCCATTGGGATATTACAGTGAGTCACCTCGCAAAAGCCCTAGCTTCACTAGAAGAAAACCAGCAGTAG